The Culex pipiens pallens isolate TS chromosome 2, TS_CPP_V2, whole genome shotgun sequence DNA window atttttttttttgtttttaaatcttcgcctcagcaactgaaggtcgttttaacaaagttcaaaaaagcaaaatatagaaaacttTTGACCGGGACCCGTAATGTAGGAGTGAatgtggttgcctctcaccaagtcggcctgggttcgatcccagaaggtccgggtgcatttttcgagacgggatttgtctgaccatgccttccatcggatggggaagtaaatgttggccccagtTTAACCTGgacggcagttggactcacaatccaaaggtcgtcagttcaaatcccggggtggatggaagctttgGTGTAAAAATTGGTTAGGAGTTGCTTCACcgtttcaagccttcggacacctagtttcgagaatCTCGCATTAGAGAACGCCTAGGAAATGCtatagagcgaacaatttgactGTGATTTTTGAATGACAAAGTGATTACAAAGTATCCAATCTATTTAATGAATCTCGTAGTAAGAGCAAATACAGCAACTGTAAAGATTTGGATTTGGAATTCTTAAACCAGCGTTGCACTGTTTGGTAGAAAcagctgaataaaaaaataaattgttgcaCTTTGTATTACTATTGATCGGCTTGAAAACTATAGAGCAAAACCCgtataaaaagaaaataaatttgtgaaaCTTAAGATTGTTATCGACACTGGCTGCGATCAAAAGcagttttttccaaaaatgaaaaatttacgaTCTCTATTTCTGGCACTTGTTCTACTAGCAGTGGCCCTGGCGGCAGATGTCCCGACGGGATGTGTCACGATCAAGAACCGTCACGAGGGTAGATACCTGGCCCATTCCATATCAACTCACGACGCGGATCGTCGCCACGTATCGTTCTGCACGGATCCGCAGCGGTGGACCATAACGGCTGAGGGGACCAACTTCAGAATAAGGAACAATAAGCATGGCGAAGAATTATTCGAGTCTCAGCAAAAGTTCAACGGCAATTACGTGTTTCTTTGGATTAAAAAGTCGCTCATAAACGATGGAGGAGCGTCGTGGAAAATAACGGAGAGTGGCAATCCAGGGtactttcatataaaaaatgttaaattttctcACTGTCTCTTTACGCAAGGAGGTACTGACTGGGTTGCGGCTTATGAGTCGTGCGATACCGCCAAATATGAATGGAGGATTGTCAAGTGCTAAAGTTTACATTGAAAATAAGTTAGTACAATACGGCTGGTACAAATCCTCTAAAAGTTTCCGTCACGGACAAAATCCAACTTAAAGTGCAAAGATTAATAAATtctatcaaaaaaatttcagcctcAATACCATTGTTACCAAGATGGTtacagtttttttgtgaaaatataatttaaaatattagtaCCGTTATTATTTTTACGTTTTCCCAGTTAAAATGACACAAAGTCATATTTTTTGCGAAAGTGAACTGAAATCTTGAAAGTCCTAATTTTTTGACTGCTCTATCCTCCTCccataaaatatgatttttgtcgGCCAAGGAACCTAAAGCCAAGGGTCTTGAATGCTCAGAAAAAGACCCATtcactcgcgagcacaaatcgaACGCGACGCAAAACTGATCTAAAGATTTCCTACCGTTCGTTATTTCCACACTATTCGCTACTGTAAAGTCTCTCTTttgcactctctctctctcactcaaaTCAGGCAATACAGCAATGGCTCAGAGAGACCAATTGCGCAGAGAGACCAAGCTGACTCAAAACAGTatgcgatcggctttgttttgatcattgATTAAAACTGGTTAAAACCAATGATATCAAACATGATTTGCGATTTTGTTATGTGCACAACATCGAAcacacatttgacagcaatttccacgctccatacaaaaaagttgtcCACGAGGGGTGAGAGTAGGGG harbors:
- the LOC120420303 gene encoding uncharacterized protein LOC120420303; protein product: MKNLRSLFLALVLLAVALAADVPTGCVTIKNRHEGRYLAHSISTHDADRRHVSFCTDPQRWTITAEGTNFRIRNNKHGEELFESQQKFNGNYVFLWIKKSLINDGGASWKITESGNPGYFHIKNVKFSHCLFTQGGTDWVAAYESCDTAKYEWRIVKC